Genomic DNA from Coffea arabica cultivar ET-39 chromosome 7e, Coffea Arabica ET-39 HiFi, whole genome shotgun sequence:
GAGTATGTAATTAAGAATCCCAGTAAGAAAGTTTTTAACAGTCACTAATCCTTAGCAAGTATAAATGTGTATCAATACATACAATTGTTAGTTTGTGTTGAAATCGACTCTTTTGTCAGTTTCAAaagccaaaaataaaagaaaagaaacaatctcATCTTCTGAAGTTGCACATAAGCACAGCTTTCCTCATTTAGATCTCTTTCACACACCTATTGCATCTTTTCTACCAATTTCAGCAAGACAAGTGGCCAAACTTCTTGTTGCTTAAAGTCTCACACTCCGTTATTGACTGCCCTCCTACTCTGAAGCCTTTAGATCAGACCTAAGCTTCCAGAACAGAACTCTTAGTATCTTTGTAACTTTTGTTAGTTGTCAAATTATATCTTTGGATTAAATGTGATAAACAACATTCCAATCAATTTACATGCTTGATTGTCTTAACAGCAATCCAATGATTTCCACCTATAAGCAAGTGCATCAACAACACcatcaaaactatcaaatctAGAACTCACCACATCTATGCCAACTCCCAATCTCTCAGCACCAGAAGCTGTAACTGGACCATGAGCAGCCACCAACATGCTTGGACACCTCATCCTCATCATCTCCCAATTCAGCCCCAACTCTTTCAAGCTCTTCAAAAGCCCTTCAACCTCTGCAGTACTTGTAAACACAAGGCCATCCAACCCACATTCCTCATCAGTCCTCCTCGCTACCTCCTCAGCACACGTGGGGCCCCCCCACCGGGTCTCATAACCGTTAACTCTAACCGCAGTCCATCCCATTCTAGCTAGATGAGCAAGGAAATTAGGCACAACAGGTGGTTCCTCCAGGCCTAGTACAGATGGAACTGGGCATAACACCTTTCTTCCCTGGCCTAATCCCAGTGATTCGGCTAGACTTGTTGGTGTTGAAATTGGAGGAACCAAGACCTTAATTCTACGGGGATTTTCACAAAGTTTATTAATAAAAGATTCATCTAGCAGCTCTGAGTCTTTGCCTAGAGCTGAAATTGTGAAGGTTTCACCATGTGGGGCAAGTGGGGGTGAGTGGATGTTGGTTAAGGCTTCTGAGAAAGCTTTGATTCCAGTTCTTGATGTGAAAGCTATACCTGAGAATTGTTCGAGGTTGGGATGATTCTGGGAATTGTTGATGGCATTTGGATTGGAGAGGTAGAATTGGATGGAGGAGATGGTGTGTGGGGTGGTTTCAACAATGACAGTGGGACACCAGATGGGACACCAGCCCTTGAGTTGGATAACGTGGGAGAGCCTTTCTGCATAATTTTTTGGGGTGGTGAAGGCAATAAGACGGCTGTTGGTGCTGGTGTTGGGGAGCGCTGCCATTGATGGATGAGAAGGATGCTGCAGAGTCAGGACCATCATTTCCTCATCATCATTTGACTGAAAAATGGAGACAGGGCAGCACTCACTTTCTGGGATTTAATTAGATTATCATCTGACACAGACCGACCTATTTTGTTTGACCAGGCTTACAAACACTGTACACATGAGAGAGATTTATCAATGGAGAACATACATGACACAACTGGATCCAGGAGAAAACGGCGCATGAATATCATCTAATTCTGTGAGATACCGATCTGCGAATGAAGAAAATTCCAAGTTTGGGAAACAACATAAACTTCTCTAAAAAACTGGGAATTGAGGAAAACCAAATATGTCTGGAGGTAAGTTAGAATTTGACCCAAGGTTTTGATTGTGGtctttttacctttttttcGCTTCTGATATTGTTGATTAGGTtggattttttccttttctttttgggcaGCAACCAGCTGAAATAGCAGAATGTTAAACATGGCGAAACAGCACAATCATTCCTTTTTTTCCTATTACAGGAACTATTTGTGCACCTGAAAATCAACTCAACAAAAACGGAATCTGACCCCCCGTGCTCCACATATGAAGGTTTCcttgaagaagaaatgaggaCGATGGTAGAATGACAAAAGACATCCTCATTCTCTAATTGTTCTCATTCTAATCGGCTTAATCGAAGTTCACCCATCCAAGCCATTGCCTCTTTCCCAAAATAAAAGACTCGTGTCCTTGGGAATGCACAAGAAAGAATATTGATGCTGCACATAGAAGTCCGGCATAAACTGTAAATGGCAACCTGCAAGATTTGCAACTAATACACTCTCCACTTGAAAGCGCAACTACAGAGTTAATCAACACCAATCGTCAATGGGCAGAAAAATTCATTCTAGACCTAAGACATTAATCTTCAACAAACAAGAGGGAGTGTAAAAAGCCTGCCAAAAATGCACAAGATTTAAAAATAGGAAGTTGAGTGCGCCATGACTCAAAACCACACTGTCAAGTTCAGTTCTTTGAACTTTAGATCAGCACTTCAACTTTCCCAAACTTTGCAATCTCTCCATCACAGTCCGAATTCGCTCTGATATGGATGTGTAAAGCCATCTTTGTGCTGCCTCATCCAGTCCACACGGTTTCAGAATGGGCCACCTGGCACCAGAATGACTTGAATCCTTAGACCGATACAATGCCGTCTGCTTCAGCTTAGGCAAGTCAAATTCTATTGGCTCACCAATGACAATGTTGATATTCCTATTCCATAACGGTAAAAGAGGTCTTCTTCCAAACATATAATTTTCAGGCATCACCTGGAAATTTTCAGAAGGAATGAGTATTTTAGAACCAACAAGGAAAAACAAGCACAGTAATTTGGATAAAGCTCAATTCTACAACTACCATGAATTCCAAGAGTTAGATATTCTCGACAAGCTTCAAGGTCGGGCTAGGCTCAGCAAGCTTAGCTCTAGAAGAATAAAGTAGTTCAGCTATTGTTTTGAGTACACAAAAGGAGTGAGCCAAATAATACTGTCCACTATCATGTACCCAAATAATGTAAAAGAGAAAGTTTTCATCCAAATATACAAGTTTGTATTTGGAAGTCTGTGTTTAAATCTCTCATACaccatttaacaaaatcaaacaaaacgATTTGTGACCAACATATAAACAAAAAACTCAAACCACATGCTCCTGTAAGCATGAACATGCAAAAGCACACATCTTTCCTACATATAATAGTACACAATTGTACTTAGAAATTGGTTAATTCAAGAGAGGAAGGAGTTAAAGTTGTCAATGGGAGCAATTCACATCATTCTCTAGAATGAAATGCACTATTTAGTACCTAAAGTGCACAGATGGCAAAGGAAGATATTCAAGACATTCAAACAACATTTTCATAACACCAAGAATGACCTTTTGCAAACCATGATGAAAAATTGGCAGAACTATTGGAGTTACAGGAGCACGAGCAATGAGACTGGCAGTTCCCCATTTTAACCTTCTTATTGGTGCTTCTTCTTGACACACTTTGCCTTCTGGAAATGTATGTAACTGTCCATCACAAAAGAAGAGAGTTTGAGAACACTGAAAACTATAATCTTGCTTGAAAGAATTGACTTTATCTTCAATAACAATACTCCTACATAAAATATTCTAGGAGGAAAGCACAATTCTTGATGTGCACCATCAAGCACATAATAAAGATAGAAGACCACTACATGGTTTGAGAACCTTACAAATAAGCAATCAAAAAACGTGACATTGAAAAAGTTAACAGAAATGAGGGAGGGCGTGAAAGATAGTTACGCTCACCTCATTGGAGCAAGTCTAGAAACCTTGTGCagtaggaaaataaaaaaaaaaatgtttttttagATTACTTATTACTATAATGAATGTCGTACATGTTGGTAGGTAATGGCAGGAGTAATAGAGGGGGCAACAAGAGTATTTTCCTCTgttctttattcttttttaaataaaaaaaaaaaactgacagGGAACATTAGTGTAACTTCACAAATAAGAGGGAGGACCAATAGCTCTGATTCACACAAGGAAATGTCAGCCTATCTTACCCACAGAAGCGATAAAGACTAATTGCATTGTGATAAGAATGATGGACAAGCTACAGACAGTAAAATCAATGGAACAACACAAGGCAAAGTGGACAAGAATGCACACGAGAAATGAATCAAGGGGAAAAGGGGGTACAATttgagagacagagagagagagagagagagagaagcaaATGTCATATCTACACTGCAATTACAGTATATTCAGGCTCAGTGTGAAACTAAAACAGTATAATAACATAAATTACCCAAGCTCCATCCCTCAAGCGATCAAGAGCTTCATTCATATGTTCCTGATAGATTCCTCCTCCTCTTGTTATAGGTATGCATTTCCCTGCAAATGTTCCATGAGAAAGAAACCAACTTTCCATGAGTATGAAGCCAAGTTAGATCATTACAGATAAGAAAGAACTACAACCTCAGCTCATTAACAAGGAATAGTCAAACAGTAGTCTGGTTCATTTTTTAGTTTGCTAAGCTAGCAACCTGAGCTTCTTCAGCAAGCTAGAATCAGTTCATTGCCTTGGTAACTATCAATTTTCAAAGATAAAACCTTGTCCTGACTGCTTTTACAAGCACTTCTAAACAAAGTCAAGCTCACTAAAGATGGACTGCTTCAGGCTGCCATGCAATTTCTTTGGCCTAAAAAGCACAATTGAACCATTACAATTTAGCCATTCAACTTGATATCTGTGGAAGGTTGATGAGGAACGTGATCAAAGATAGTAGAGATGACAGACAATTATGTACGATGTGCACTCAGTGATTAAGCACATGTATCTTCTAACACATTCTCCAAAAGATCTTTTGCATGTCCAAATTTTTGCTCAGTAAATAAGGACATCAGCTATCATTATCTATTAAGAACAAGCATTCGTTAAGTAGTCCAAACATCCCAAAAAAGGAGAAATGATTGCAACAAGGACTTCAGTGCTGGTCTTTCCACAAAATGCAGGATATATGTCTACTGCAGTAGGACTATTTAAAAGTTCCTTTCGCTGTTTAAGAAGAACAGACTAAGGTACCAGAACAATTTCACAAATTGGTgattgaagaaaatgcaaatgaaaaatTATCCTGAACTATCGAGATATTACACACCAAGTCGGAAAAAATATGACAGCACCGTATTTTTAAAGCATATATCTTCAGCTGCTAGTACCCAGCGTCCAATTCTTGCATCAGTAATGGGGAAACCTTTGAAACCCCACATGACAGGGTCATCCAACCTGCAGAAATTAAAAAGAATAACATAATCCTCTTAAACAGCAAAATAGTAGCAgtaatcacaaaaatatagagACCAACTTATAAGCAAACTAATGAATTCAAATCAACCACACTAATTGTACTCATGAGCCTtatctttcttccttctataCACGTCTGACAATTAAAAATATCAGTCTCCTTATGTGTTAGACAACCACAACATTGTCTACGCCAGCCAAATGCTAAGAGCAAAACTGAACCACAAAATGGATTATTCATTGCACGAGCTTAACGCTGAAAAGTGAGATTTTTTTTCAATGATTTTGTAGCATTTACAGTGCGAAATGGTTCATTTATCTTCCTCAGAACAAATTAGGTACTTCATAGTTGTATCCACAGGAAATTACAAACATATTGCAAAAAACTTCGGCCGTAATAGCACATCAAATCAACTCGTATATAAACGGGAAACATACTAATATCAAAATACTTTCAGAAATCCGGTAGCAGGATCCTATGAAAGGGAAGCAAATGCAATCCACTTTCTATTATGATCCAACAAGAAACTATATGCTAGAAAGAACCCATCAGGGGTtctagaagaaaaataaaacccacAACATATTTTGGTGCActgaagagaaaaatgaaatatcaagagaggaagaagaaggggACTGACTGACTGACGTGGACATGTGATTGCTGACGGTGAGGAGAGGGACGCCAGGAGGGCGGGATCGGACAAGGTGAATGAGGGTCTCGGCATTATGGACGGTGGTGGTGTTGAGCAAATTGGCTACCGCTTTTGCAAAAGCGCCGACCGCCATGAAAATAGCTTTTCTTGGTATCCCTCTTAGGTGGTTCCCTCTCGCCGCCCATTCCATCTTCCTCCCCACCATCTTTCTTCCGCCACCACCACCGCCAGTGGGAACTGTGAATTGAAACCCAAAAAGGACTTTTTCTCAACCTGCTCGCTCAAGTTTGAATTTTCTGCTCCCATTCCAATTCTTATACTCCTACAGTCCTACTATCcaaaaaaatgcctttttattcCCCCTTTATATAACTTTCTTTTCGTTGGGGTAATCAAATGAGGTACTCCCACCCGCAAACATCAGCAGCGGGGCAGGACGAGGTGGGCTAATTAG
This window encodes:
- the LOC113702197 gene encoding uncharacterized protein isoform X5, with the protein product MMVLTLQHPSHPSMAALPNTSTNSRLIAFTTPKNYAERLSHVIQLKGWCPIWCPTVIVETTPHTISSIQFYLSNPNAINNSQNHPNLEQFSGIAFTSRTGIKAFSEALTNIHSPPLAPHGETFTISALGKDSELLDESFINKLCENPRRIKVLVPPISTPTSLAESLGLGQGRKVLCPVPSVLGLEEPPVVPNFLAHLARMGWTAVRVNGYETRWGGPTCAEEVARRTDEECGLDGLVFTSTAEVEGLLKSLKELGLNWEMMRMRCPSMLVAAHGPVTASGAERLGVGIDVV
- the LOC113702197 gene encoding uncharacterized protein isoform X1, which gives rise to MMVLTLQHPSHPSMAALPNTSTNSRLIAFTTPKNYAERLSHVIQLKGWCPIWCPTVIVETTPHTISSIQFYLSNPNAINNSQNHPNLEQFSGIAFTSRTGIKAFSEALTNIHSPPLAPHGETFTISALGKDSELLDESFINKLCENPRRIKVLVPPISTPTSLAESLGLGQGRKVLCPVPSVLGLEEPPVVPNFLAHLARMGWTAVRVNGYETRWGGPTCAEEVARRTDEECGLDGLVFTSTAEVEGLLKSLKELGLNWEMMRMRCPSMLVAAHGPVTASGAERLGVGIDVVSSRFDSFDGVVDALAYRWKSLDCC
- the LOC113702197 gene encoding uncharacterized protein isoform X3, whose protein sequence is MMVLTLQHPSHPSMAALPNTSTNSRLIAFTTPKNYAERLSHVIQLKGWCPIWCPTVIVETTPHTISSIQFYLSNPNAINNSQNHPNLEQFSGIAFTSRTGIKAFSEALTNIHSPPLAPHGETFTISALGKDSELLDESFINKLCENPRRIKVLVPPISTPTSLAESLGLGQGRKVLCPVPSVLGLEEPPVVPNFLAHLARMGWTAVRVNGYETRWGGPTCAEEVARRTDEECGLDGLVFTSTAEVEGLLKSLKELGLNWEMMRMRCPSMLVAAHGPVTASGAERLGVGIDVAISFQTFIHS
- the LOC113702197 gene encoding uncharacterized protein isoform X2, which gives rise to MMVLTLQHPSHPSMAALPNTSTNSRLIAFTTPKNYAERLSHVIQLKGWCPIWCPTVIVETTPHTISSIQFYLSNPNAINNSQNHPNLEQFSGIAFTSRTGIKAFSEALTNIHSPPLAPHGETFTISALGKDSELLDESFINKLCENPRRIKVLVPPISTPTSLAESLGLGQGRKVLCPVPSVLGLEEPPVVPNFLAHLARMGWTAVRVNGYETRWGGPTCAEEVARRTDEECGLDGLVFTSTAEVEGLLKSLKELGLNWEMMRMRCPSMLVAAHGPVTASGAERLGVGIDVSPIPGNFSRTATGSITCVCCVANV
- the LOC113702197 gene encoding uncharacterized protein isoform X4, encoding MMVLTLQHPSHPSMAALPNTSTNSRLIAFTTPKNYAERLSHVIQLKGWCPIWCPTVIVETTPHTISSIQFYLSNPNAINNSQNHPNLEQFSGIAFTSRTGIKAFSEALTNIHSPPLAPHGETFTISALGKDSELLDESFINKLCENPRRIKVLVPPISTPTSLAESLGLGQGRKVLCPVPSVLGLEEPPVVPNFLAHLARMGWTAVRVNGYETRWGGPTCAEEVARRTDEECGLDGLVFTSTAEVEGLLKSLKELGLNWEMMRMRCPSMLVAAHGPVTASGAERLGVGIDVLLSKTGTK
- the LOC140003897 gene encoding N-acylphosphatidylethanolamine synthase-like isoform X2, whose protein sequence is MWGFKGFPITDARIGRWVLAAEDICFKNTVLSYFFRLGKCIPITRGGGIYQEHMNEALDRLRDGAWLHTFPEGKVCQEEAPIRRLKWGTASLIARAPVTPIVLPIFHHGLQKVMPENYMFGRRPLLPLWNRNINIVIGEPIEFDLPKLKQTALYRSKDSSHSGARWPILKPCGLDEAAQRWLYTSISERIRTVMERLQSLGKLKC
- the LOC140003897 gene encoding N-acylphosphatidylethanolamine synthase-like isoform X1, producing MVGRKMEWAARGNHLRGIPRKAIFMAVGAFAKAVANLLNTTTVHNAETLIHLVRSRPPGVPLLTVSNHMSTLDDPVMWGFKGFPITDARIGRWVLAAEDICFKNTVLSYFFRLGKCIPITRGGGIYQEHMNEALDRLRDGAWLHTFPEGKVCQEEAPIRRLKWGTASLIARAPVTPIVLPIFHHGLQKVMPENYMFGRRPLLPLWNRNINIVIGEPIEFDLPKLKQTALYRSKDSSHSGARWPILKPCGLDEAAQRWLYTSISERIRTVMERLQSLGKLKC